TCTAATGATACAATATTCTTCTAAGAGGAAGTAATAATGTTAGATTTACAGACAATAAAGAGTATGTTCTCCACTttgaaacactggaaataaaaagctCAGGTAATCCAATTTCTTTACCTCATATTATCACAAGGAAAGATTTTCCTTTCACTATGAAACAGCATCCCAAGAGACCCTGTAAACAGTTTATTCAAAGGTAGTACTTGAGATGTCACAGCAACTTCAACAATTGTCCTAGTCTACAATTACAGACTTTTTAGGCCACTGCTTGTacagatgactttttttatttttcacttatatACATACATTCAGCCCAATAACAGCAGGTAAAATGCGCTGTCTATCTCACAATAGACACACTAAAATTTTCATCAAAAGGCCAGTGCAAGAAGATGTGGATAGTGATTGCACAGCATCGAGGAGATTGTATTATACAAATATACAATTAGACTGTTGAGAATCTAACTCTGCACGCATGTGACATAGATGGTCTTCTTGGTAGATACGCGACACGGAGTTGGTACGTATACGTAACTGCAACGATCGTTGCTTGGATGATGATGACGGTGTGGGTGGCTGTGGAACACAGTTATCGTTTGGCTGTGCTATCACTAAGTGAAGGTAGGCAACTGCAAATTAGGAATACCTAAAGCTGAAGTTTAAGTACAGCTTATCTTGGAACGGCAGCAGATTTTTCTAATGAAAGAGTAGTTCTACTTAGTGAGCAACGCGTAGGGAAATTGTTGCCACCTCTTTAATAAATGGTTCTAAGTGAACCGACACAGTTCCCAGAGCTTTAGAAAAACTCATTATGCAAATGAAGATACTGATGATAGACAGTAACATTTCACAGGATGCTATTTCTTATTATATCAGTAAGCACCAAGTTAAGTGCCAAGACAGCCCCATTGTCCCATGATTTATCATGTAAAATTTAGAACTTGAATGCACAACGAAAGTCCATGAAGTTTGCATTTAATTCACAAGAAGACAGTTTCAAAAATGGCTCTTAAAATACCTTTACATTTCAAATGGGCTTTCCCCCCTGCCTCCTGCAAGAGGGCTGCTTTAGGATGGACCTCACCTAGATATGAGAAAGATCTTTCAGGAGGAGGACTTGCATGTCCTCTGGGAATCCTCTGCAAGCCGCGGGTTTCGGCTGACTGCCGGGCCCCTCGAGAAGGTGGTGCCCCGTCCTACCGCCCAGCtaagctgcagggcaggggggtggaggaggaaggtaCCCCTGTCTCCTCCAGCCGCTGCTCAGCACCTCGCCTGATGAGATCTTTAAAATGTGCCGCCCCTCACCAAGCCTGAACTTGGAGCCACTTACGCCCCTGCAGAGCCACGGGCTGAAATCGGCCGGGCCGTTTGGCTGCTCTGGCCCGCACCGAGGCATCAGAAGCACCACGGGAACAGCACGGTGGCCAGAgagcccggggctgccgcccTGCTCTTTCCCTGCGTAACCCCGAGGACGGGCGGCGGGGCAGCACGGACTTGGCTCCACTCGCCCGGTGCCACGGCAGGAGTCTCCCCTCTTGCGGCAAGCGTCCGGCAGCCAACGGGCTAAGCCGCCTTTGCAGCTATTTTGGCAGAAATCAGCCAGAAGGGTGAGGAAACGACCCgaaaaagcaaggcagcagagaagaggaCCCCATACCTTCTGATTCAGAACGGAATTACAGAATATCCGTGCCTCAAAGACTATCCGGTAACGTGCTCCTTGCAAAAGTGCCAGGCTGCAGAAACAATCCCACCAGGGAACAGAGGAGCATTTTCCTTCAACAACTTCTCTTTCCTCAAAGCTGATGGTGTCAAACCTTGCCATCTGTATTCTGATTTCACAGTGAGACTCACCTCATTTCAAGCAATGAGATTTGAATACTGCTGGTCttaaaacaaattataatttatttctggCTTTCTCAGTTTTCAGGAACACCATTGACAGACGCTGCAGTTGTCAGCGCAGGCTCATGCCATGCTCTGCCTCTTGTTTCCCCTTATTCTCAAGTACAACTGAAAGGTTGCTTTCTCTAGCACATGGATACACCTCTCAGAGTGGATCGGGATGTTCTCAATACGGTACTTTCATCAGTAATCAGTTGGAAGAACtcaattttagaaacagaattcGTGTGCAAAGCGTGCAACAAGAAATACAGTTTACATTTGGTCATAATGACCCATCTTAGTTATGCTACCATGACTCACACTGATTAGtatacttacacacacacacacacgcacacacacgtacacacacatagatatttatttatatacacgctcacacaagaagaaaatgtctAAGTCTGACAATATTTCCTCCTCTTTTAGTGAAGATGGGAGTTTGGCATCTCAGGCTCTGAATCTGCTTAAACCTGGGATACAGGAATGCGACACACTTCAAGTATACATCGACTGCACAGTGATAACATCGCACACTGAGTCTGAGACACATGCTGTCTTCAGTGGTCCAGCACCAGCACGGGGCTTAAAACCAGTTGCCCGTTAAAGGAGCCAATATCCGGGACCTTCGCCTTTGAGTGTTTGTATTCACGCAACGCCCGAGAGCAGGGCGATAGTCTGTACGACCACAAACGTCCTTCTGTATAAACGCAGTGGTAGTTAAAAGTCTGAACCAGTGCATTCCTCTCTTACATTCCTCCTCTATTCCTTTGTTGCTGTTACTCTCGTATGCATGTGAAAGTAAAAGGTAgtggggaaataattttaatagaagaACACAAAGCCTCTCCTCTAAGTCCACAGAAGACCACTAAAAGTGTAAAATTTCCAAAATAGCTCATAGGAATTCTTCAAATACAGTAAGTGTTTTCAATGGGGTTTACATATCACATTTCACATTATTTCCACGGAAGTCTACCTTATCACTTTGTTTAATCAGACAAATATCAATAACACATAATAAAACAGCATACAATTCACGGGACACGACACGTTTTACAAAACCTCTAAAACTCAGCACTGCcgcttttggaaaaaatcaaaaacTCCTATTACTTACGGACATGAAATACACTTCACATTGAAATGAACAGCATGATTAcaaggctttttttcttatttgatggTGTTGGTTTAGGATGCATTAGTTTTCAATTAGGTTTCACAATTTTTCTTCACACCCCCAAAAGGAACTGTTGCTAACCCGGTATTTTCTCTGTGCTCTTTCAGGAAACTTACTATTATTCAGTAAAcactttttgagaaaaaaacttttgaaaatttagcTTGACTCCCTAATTGTAAAACCTGAAGAACTGGCTGATGGTAATGCTCGTAACACAATCATCGCCCAGCTTACAAtgacaaaccaaaaaaatattaCAGGAGGGTACAAACACGTTAAGCCACGGGTTTGGTTTTctctgttgttgattttttttttttttttttttaactaactccTTTTCTCACAACGCTGAGAAGTCTCTGACTTACAACGCTTCAGCAGTCGTGTCTGTGGAGACAGACATGGTAACTTTGGCAATCTTAACTGTGCTCTTAATGCAGCTCTCGGCAGCCCTGTGCACGTTCCCCGCATTGTTGGCGTGTTTGTGCTGGCAGTCAGACTCCATGCTGTTATCGAGGGGCTGCGCGGTTCCTTCGCAGGTGGGGAACATGCTGCGGAAGGCGTGTCGCAAGTCCTTGCTCCTCAGAGCGTAGATGATGGGATTCACTGTTGAATTCAGCAAACAGAGCATGCTACAGAAGGCAAAGACAGTCTTGATGAGCTTGTTCATTTTCCCAAAGACATCGTACACCATGATGGCGAGGAGAGGGCCCCAGCATATGATTAAAACGACTAGGATAAGGACCAAGGTTTTGGCTAACCTGATGTCCATACGAGTTTGATCAGGCCTAGTGATCTGTACCTTACCATCCTCCGTAGACTGAATGATGATGCTTTTCTGCGTGCCCCGCTGAATCATGCGAACAGCGTGGCTGTGAGCCTTCCACAGTATGTACATGTAGGCATAGACAATGAACAGCAAGAGGACGCTGGTGACCCCGATCCAGAACATCAGGTACGTCTCGTCGATGAGAGGGAATATGTCCGAACAAACAGAGTTGAGCTTTTTGCAGTTCCAGCCGAGCAGAGGAAGAACGGCTATTACAATAGCGATGGTCCACATCACACAAAACGCTACGACAGCCTTTGGTCGGGTAACAATCCTTTTGTAAGCTAGTGGCCTGTGTATAGATATGTACCGGTCTATTGCCGTGAGGAAAAGGCTACCTACGGAGGCGGTGAAGGAGGCTGTAACTCCACCCAGTTTGAACAAGAAGACGTTGGGGCTGTCCTTCCGGTGGAAAACATGGAAATCCACAAAACTGTAGACAAAAATCACGCTGCCCAGGAGGTCGGCCACAGCCAGGCTGCCGATGAAATGGTAGGAGGGTCTACACCGGAGGCTTCGGGAGTGGAGGATGACGCACAAGACGAGGAGGTTCTCTAGGACCGTGAAGGTGCCCAGGGTGAGCGACAGCACGGCGATggccagctgctggctggggttcaGGATCATAAAGCACTCCATATCCATGAAGTTCTCCCCACACTGTATGTTCTCCTCATTATCCTTAAACGTGGACAGGGACTTGTTGTAAAACTCTGTGATGTTGACCTGATCTGAGGGAATAATGCTCAACAGGGGATCATCTCCTGCAGTCATTTTTTCTTGGAAAGGATCACCCctgaaggaagagagaggaaactTCTGGGGGTAGTATCCCAGCTTGGATGCCATGTCGCCTTTCATGTCTTCGTACTGGATATCGTTGGAGCCCACGTAAAGGAGATCTGTTGTGATTGTTCGGAAAGTTGTATCTGCGAGGCCATCTAGGATTGACTTCATAACCCCAGTCTTGTTGGTTTCAGAGAGACTTGGGGGAGGGAAAAATGCATCGGAGGAAATCCTAGAAGGGGAAAAGATCAGACTTCATTAAGATAAACAGGGAGACAAACTCCACAAACAACTTAGTTGAACTGTGTCAAACAAAATCGACCTTTCTCTTGTATTCAGTGCAGGTCTAGCCTTTGCCACCTGTGGGAATCAGGGTGAGTCGAGCACTTAGAGAGAAATCACCTGGATTTCACTAAAACTGAATTACACTAAGAAGTGACGCAAAAACCAGAGGTGCAGGGAATTGAGTATTCCAcaggaaagtaattttcatttctcatcAAAACCTTCCGAGCCACTCCaccagaaagatatttttctctaGATCTGAACTTGGCTTCTGATTGCAAAGTACCTTGCAGACCAATATTCCTTGGGCTTGCTTCATTTAGATAATACCAAGTGCCACTGCAGGAGCAGCATTAAACTGAATCATCAccttcattgcttttctttcaaaaggcaCTGAGGATTTTGAAAACCTGACAACAGAGAGGGAACGGGGAAAGAGCCATGCATGCCAAGTTTCACAGTTCACCCAGTATGCCTATATATTCACATTACCCTGTTACAGCAGCCTGAGGTCTACTAACATCCTGAATTTGTTATTGCAAATGTATTAGCAAGGTATTTCATCTACAAATATAGGCATCTGGATATATCTTCATTACTCTGTTCCTTCCTTCTGCTAAGCATACCAAGGCAACTGGGATGTTTGGACTCTATGAGGGAGGTGGGTTGTTACCCACCCTGTCCACAGTTTCAGGAAAGGTGACCAGCACTGAGTCAGTGAGTGCATCAGTGATCCTTTCTGCGTGGATCAGAAGCCTCAATCAGAGCAGTTCACGCTTGCCTGGAAAAACACGGCACCAAGGTTGAGTCAGAGAGCAGCTCTGGCCAAAACTTCAAGCAAAAGGGACCAGGACACACTGCTCCTGCGAGAAGCATGGAAATGTAACTTGTCCCGTTGGGGACACCCTCAAAAATATTCTGTCCCCTCAGAAAGGAGGAGCCCAGCAGAAGGTCCCCAGGTAGCCAGTGGTCTCTGAGTCCCGTCAAGCCCAGCCTTTGCTCATGGATGGTGATTAATTGCAGGGTGTTAACTCCTGGGCAGGGTACCCTTGGGAGAGCACCCTCATCAGCATCTGAGCATCCTACATGCATCAACAAGTAGGACAGGTCTTACAGCTCTTCTTATGCTGTGCTCCTTTATATAACTTTGCCCATACAACATGCCTTGAACATGCATTGAACATCTGCTTTAGGGCCCCTTCCACTGCCAGAGTGGCTAAGAGTGGTCTGAATGTAAATAAGAGCCAGAATCATTGCTTCGGTGCGCTACAGCTATTCTGCATCTGCTATGGGACATCTCGATGATTGCATCAGCAACAGGAGCAAAACCAAGCTTTTTCATGCTTTTAGAATGGAGGAAATTGTTTGTGACACCCAAGAAATCCCAGATGCCATATATAGGCCTGTACTGACTTAACCTGTTCACTTTACACAACTGACAATAAACAGCCAGAAAGGCCATGAGATATTATCTGCCAAAACCCAGAGTACTGATCACCTCAACTCCGAAAGAGGAGACTTGCACAGTAGGTACCATAGCTCAGTTTTCCCATGAAAactaaaagaaagatgaaaacaattCATCTCTACAATACCAATACTTAAAACCAGAATAAATCATGAGCATCTCCAAAAGAAGCAGAGATCGTTTGGCTGATGAGATATTTATGCTGCATTTACACATGGCACCTGAACACCCAAGACTTTTTCCATAGTTCGTTAAAGTTTTCCATTTGATTCAGCAGGCCTGGACATTGAGTGTTAAAGGAAATCTAGGAACCTCGACCTCCAGAAGACACTGCAACTTCAGCGCTGCAAACGAGGATGAGCATAAGCAACCCTTACCAGGATATTCTAACACACAACACGGACACTTGCTGGGTCAGCTTTTGCAGACATCGTTGCTCAGCAAATAACAACATAATCATTAGACAGACAGACAATATTAAGGAATTTAATTTTGAGGGTTTGAGCAGTGAGGGAGGGAAATGTCGCTGAAGCacacattaaaaatgaacagcaatAATCTAATACGTAACATACTTTTCATCCAGAAGGTGCTTTACAGCTGTTCCTAGTAGAATTTGCAGATGTTATGTGTTGCAAATATGACCCTGCTGACAACTGACAAATCTGCTTTGGGTGAAGTCTGGCAACTTTAAACTTGGCATTATAACACCAGTTTAAAACCAGAAGTGAAGAATGTGTTATTCATTTGAAAACTAcccaaaaaatattaaataaatcaaGTAGTTCTATGGTATTCTCTGTTATTCCAGCTtatttctgacagaaaaagaagacaacCATTTTAATGATTAAAGCTACAGCCCCATGTCGAGAAGATTATGTTTGAGTAAAGCTTCAAAAATTGTATGCAACTGAGCACTTCTGCTAGACAGACAAACAAATTGCTGTGAGGTAGCTGGTCCCTGCTGGAGTCATGTTAAGTACAGACTACCTCAGAATAAGGTGCAAGCTGCCGTGCAACCCCTAGctttctttgaaatacaaatgaaagaacaCAAATTCCTGCGTGCTCTTTTGAAGGTGGCAGTGAGTTATGTGACAATATCACTATGCATGCATATGCTATGCTAACAACATAGTTAATGGGATCAGGAGAGGCAAGTCTTACTCTGAatgtcaatgattttttttccctctgtatttttACATTGAGATTATTACCATAATTTCCACCTTATTGTCTCTGCAAAGAGAGTTTTCTTTGAGAGTACTT
The Mycteria americana isolate JAX WOST 10 ecotype Jacksonville Zoo and Gardens chromosome 3, USCA_MyAme_1.0, whole genome shotgun sequence genome window above contains:
- the CNR1 gene encoding cannabinoid receptor 1 isoform X3, producing the protein MKSILDGLADTTFRTITTDLLYVGSNDIQYEDMKGDMASKLGYYPQKFPLSSFRGDPFQEKMTAGDDPLLSIIPSDQVNITEFYNKSLSTFKDNEENIQCGENFMDMECFMILNPSQQLAIAVLSLTLGTFTVLENLLVLCVILHSRSLRCRPSYHFIGSLAVADLLGSVIFVYSFVDFHVFHRKDSPNVFLFKLGGVTASFTASVGSLFLTAIDRYISIHRPLAYKRIVTRPKAVVAFCVMWTIAIVIAVLPLLGWNCKKLNSVCSDIFPLIDETYLMFWIGVTSVLLLFIVYAYMYILWKAHSHAVRMIQRGTQKSIIIQSTEDGKVQITRPDQTRMDIRLAKTLVLILVVLIICWGPLLAIMVYDVFGKMNKLIKTVFAFCSMLCLLNSTVNPIIYALRSKDLRHAFRSMFPTCEGTAQPLDNSMESDCQHKHANNAGNVHRAAESCIKSTVKIAKVTMSVSTDTTAEAL
- the CNR1 gene encoding cannabinoid receptor 1 isoform X1, which codes for MENFNELWKKSWVFRCHVISSDAFFPPPSLSETNKTGVMKSILDGLADTTFRTITTDLLYVGSNDIQYEDMKGDMASKLGYYPQKFPLSSFRGDPFQEKMTAGDDPLLSIIPSDQVNITEFYNKSLSTFKDNEENIQCGENFMDMECFMILNPSQQLAIAVLSLTLGTFTVLENLLVLCVILHSRSLRCRPSYHFIGSLAVADLLGSVIFVYSFVDFHVFHRKDSPNVFLFKLGGVTASFTASVGSLFLTAIDRYISIHRPLAYKRIVTRPKAVVAFCVMWTIAIVIAVLPLLGWNCKKLNSVCSDIFPLIDETYLMFWIGVTSVLLLFIVYAYMYILWKAHSHAVRMIQRGTQKSIIIQSTEDGKVQITRPDQTRMDIRLAKTLVLILVVLIICWGPLLAIMVYDVFGKMNKLIKTVFAFCSMLCLLNSTVNPIIYALRSKDLRHAFRSMFPTCEGTAQPLDNSMESDCQHKHANNAGNVHRAAESCIKSTVKIAKVTMSVSTDTTAEAL
- the CNR1 gene encoding cannabinoid receptor 1 isoform X2, whose translation is MRISSDAFFPPPSLSETNKTGVMKSILDGLADTTFRTITTDLLYVGSNDIQYEDMKGDMASKLGYYPQKFPLSSFRGDPFQEKMTAGDDPLLSIIPSDQVNITEFYNKSLSTFKDNEENIQCGENFMDMECFMILNPSQQLAIAVLSLTLGTFTVLENLLVLCVILHSRSLRCRPSYHFIGSLAVADLLGSVIFVYSFVDFHVFHRKDSPNVFLFKLGGVTASFTASVGSLFLTAIDRYISIHRPLAYKRIVTRPKAVVAFCVMWTIAIVIAVLPLLGWNCKKLNSVCSDIFPLIDETYLMFWIGVTSVLLLFIVYAYMYILWKAHSHAVRMIQRGTQKSIIIQSTEDGKVQITRPDQTRMDIRLAKTLVLILVVLIICWGPLLAIMVYDVFGKMNKLIKTVFAFCSMLCLLNSTVNPIIYALRSKDLRHAFRSMFPTCEGTAQPLDNSMESDCQHKHANNAGNVHRAAESCIKSTVKIAKVTMSVSTDTTAEAL